Proteins from a genomic interval of Trifolium pratense cultivar HEN17-A07 linkage group LG6, ARS_RC_1.1, whole genome shotgun sequence:
- the LOC123888601 gene encoding multiple RNA-binding domain-containing protein 1, with amino-acid sequence MSRIIVKNLPKYVAEDRLRELFSQKGEITDVKLKRTKNGKTRQFAFIGFRTDQEAQEAIRYFNRSYLDTLRITCEVAQKQGDANLPRPWSRHSTKKDNKDNKVITPDANNHARAKGQGDNSKDIDDPKLKDFLQVMQPRAKSKLWGNDTSFASNDGNSQATLNKETEGTLVANHPILSNSQVDGIPPNNPESDKSRELKHGGLISDMDYFKSKVTTEWSDSESSDDENNDENNDSESDDEDDKDNHSHATKREENCGNYPSEKTPRSGAQELEVEGKEDTFQEDVANDKSQVNVTEEGEQSSNPEDKKEVSESCRLFVRNLPYTTTEEELEEHFSQFGSVSQVHLVVDRETKRSKGIAYIHFSVPEFATRALEESDNSIFQGRLLHVMPAIPRHSNNEENNVSKDQGSKTLKQRREEERKAAEASGDTRAWNSLFMRPDTVVENVARKYGVSKSDFMDREANDLAVRIALGETQVISETKNAFKKAGVNVESLEEIAKGKVDGVKRSNHVILVKNLPYGSTENELANMFGKFGSLEKIILPSTKTLALVVFLEAAEAKVAFRGLAYKRYKDAPLYLEWAPSNVLSPKSTSDDNEMNSGIGEKDVKRQILEQDVERISDMDIDPDRIEARSLFVKNLNFKTTDESLKEHFSKHMKEGRILSVKVKKHLKNGKNVSMGFGFVEFDSTETATSVCNNLQGTILDSHALILQLCHAKSDGKVQKKVEKDKSSTKLLVKNVAFEATEKDLRQLFSPFGQVKSLRLPMKFGNHRGFAFVEYVTQQEAQNALTALSSTHLYGRHLVIERAKEGESLEELRARTAAQFNEHSGFQDANLSRKRKAISMFDEENMKFGRFD; translated from the exons AT GTCGAGGATAATTGTGAAGAATCTCCCTAAATATGTTGCAGAGGATCGACTAAGAGAATTGTTTTCTCAGAAAGGAGAAATAACTGATGTCAAGCTTAAGCGTACCAA AAACGGAAAAACTCGCCAATTTGCTTTTATCGGATTTCGTACAGACCAGGAAGCTCAGGAAGCGATTCGATATTTTAATAGATCTTACCTTGACACGCTTAGAATTACTTGCGAG GTGGCTCAAAAACAAGGTGATGCTAATCTTCCTCGTCCATGGAGTCGACATTCAacaaaaaaagacaataaagaCAATAAAGTGATCACCCCAGATGCGAACAATCATGCTAGAGCTAAAGGACAAGGAGACAATTCTAAGGACATTGATGACCCAAAGCTTAAAGATTTTCTTCAGGTCATGCAACCTCGGGCTAAGTCTAAGTTGTGGGGAAATGATACTTCATTTGCATCCAATGATGGTAACAGCCAAGCAACATTGAATAAGGAAACCGAAGGTACATTGGTTGCAAACCATCCTATCTTGAGCAACTCACAAGTAGATGGAATACCGCCAAATAATCCTGAATCCGACAAGTCACGTGAGCTTAAGCATGGTGGATTAATTTCTGATATGGATTATTTCAAGAGTAAAGTGACAACAGAATGGTCTGATTCTGAaagcagtgatgatgaaaacaACGATGAAAACAATGATTCGGAATCTGATGACGAGGATGACAAAGATAACCATAGTCATGCTACTAAACGTGAAGAAAATTGTGGCAATTACCCTTCTGAAAAAACCCCAAGAAGTGGTGCTCAAGAGTTAGAAGTAGAAGGGAAAGAAGATACTTTTCAAGAGGATGTTGCCAATGATAAGTCTCAGGTTAATGTAACTGAGGAAGGGGAGCAATCATCAAATCCAGAAGATAAGAAAGAAGTTTCTGAGTCGTGTCGACTGTTTGTCCGTAATCTGCCATATACGACCAC TGAGGAGGAACTGGAAGAGCATTTCAGTCAGTTTGGTAGTGTCTCACAGGTTCATTTAGTTGTTGATAGGGAGACAAAACGATCCAAAGGAATAGCTTATATTCATTTTTCAGTTCCAGAATTTGCAACCAG GGCGCTAGAAGAGTCAGACAATTCAATCTTCCAAGGGAGATTATTGCATGTCATGCCAGCTATACCAAGACATTCAAACAATGAAGA GAACAATGTCTCCAAAGACCAAGGTTCTAAAACTCTCAAACAACGAAGAGAGGAAGAGAGGAAAGCAGCTGAAGCTAGTGGAGATACCAGAGCATGGAATAGTCTGTTCATGCGTCCTGATACA GTTGTTGAAAATGTTGCTCGGAAATATGGTGTTAGTAAGAGCGATTTTATGGATCGAGAAGCTAATGATCTTGCTGTACGTATTGCCCTGGGAGAAACTCAAGTGATTTCAGAAacaaaaaatgcatttaagaAAGCTGGAGTGAATGTGGAGTCTTTGGAGGAGATTGCCAAGGGTAAAGTTGATGGTGTAAAAAGAAGTAACCATGTAattttagtgaaaaatttgCCCTATGGTTCTACCGAAAATGAACTCGCAAATATGTTTGGGAAATTTGGTAGTTTGGAAAAAATAATTCTTCCCTCAACAAAAACATTGGCCCTG GTTGTTTTCCTTGAAGCAGCAGAAGCTAAAGTTGCTTTTAGAGGTTTAGCTTACAAGCGTTACAA GGATGCTCCCTTGTACTTGGAGTGGGCTCCTTCCAATGTTCTTAGCCCAAAATCAACATCTGACGATAATGAGATGAATAGTGGAATTGGTGAAAAGGATGTCAAGCGACAGATATTGGAGCAAGATGTGGAAAGAATATCAGATATGGATATTGATCCAGACAGAATAGAG GCTCGGTCCCTGTTTGTCAAGAACCTAAATTTCAAGACAACTGATGAGAGTTTGAAGGAGCATTTCAGCAAACACATGAAAGAGGGACGAATTTTGAGTGTCAAG GTGAAGAAGCATTTGAAAAATGGGAAAAATGTTTCTATGGGGTTTGGATTTGTTGAGTTTGACTCCACAGAGACCGCTACAAGTGTTTGCAACAATTTACAG GGGACTATTTTGGACAGTCATGCTCTTATTTTACAACTTTGTCATGCCAAGAGTGATGGTAAAGTACAAAAGAAAGTTGAGAAAGACAAGAGTTCAACTAAGTTGCTTGTGAAAAATGTTGCTTTTGAGGCAACAGAGAAGGATCTGAGACAATTATTTAGCCCGTTTGGCCAG GTTAAAAGCTTAAGGTTGCCAATGAAGTTCGGAAATCATAGAGGATTTGCTTTTGTGGAGTATGTTACTCAGCAGGAGGCACAAAATGCACTTACGGCACTCTCAAGTACTCACTTGTATGGAAGACATCTG GTTATAGAGAGAGCGAAAGAAGGCGAGAGTTTGGAGGAACTGCGGGCTCGAACTGCTGCTCAATTTAATGAACATAGTGGATTCCAAGATGCTAACTTATCCAGGAAAAGGAAGGCCATCAGTATGTTTGATGAAGAAAATATGAAGTTTGGAAGGTTTGATTAG